One Rhododendron vialii isolate Sample 1 chromosome 2a, ASM3025357v1 genomic region harbors:
- the LOC131316302 gene encoding stress response protein NST1-like — MVKDAELEPINEKEKKLLHFHEQIENESDVKDDDAQECSLDDNGSKSEKDEGVEETNNDTNNLISDLLKEIDRLKEESKEKDRAIQTLQQKIAELERDHVPYEDAAEQMFDYETEVRMVHVEKGILHEEIVQKEVEIGGLYVCNDLLEEKLEKSEKDKASFEDGLDDMVTHMVTQEYHDNEEDKEKMQEEEQSKEGEVDQTISERVEIATGLHDEILSDEVIDKTISQIFKDTQEGERKKEKKRKREQDDIDPSSMVKDLKGKDDRTVKMEEGLIYYKKNQKERKKSNSAFEMTKLFNYISEEDMDLLDTIYEFEKEDKKAFIWHNPVNNDTVTIEDVLNLLNEGDIGNTCIDGLTYILERQEEKTAKTQGNCFYITSTCWTLIKEKADARTNLINEKLKELDKVIDINGVAFYKYLIFPMNSMGGRKVKAPDHWTLLIYDTSKQQWMHYNSLMKPKKKKDPYLTDASISIPQS; from the exons ATGGTAAAGGATGCAGAATTGGAGCCCATTaacgagaaagagaaaaagttgtTGCATTTTCatgaacaaattgaaaatgagaGTGATGTGAAGGATGATGATGCTCAGGAGTGCAGCTTGGACGACAATGGATCGAAATCTGAGAAGGACGAGGGGGTTGAGGAGACTAACAATGATACCAACAACCTAATTTCCGACCTACTCAAAGAAATTGACAGGTTGAAGGAAGAATCGAAGGAAAAGGACAGAGCAATTCAAACtttgcaacaaaaaatagcTGAACTTGAAAGGGACCATGTACCGTATGAAGACGCCGCTGAGCAAATGTTTGACTATGAAACAGAAGTCAGGATGGTACATGTTGAAAAGGGTATCCTGCATGAAGAAATTGTGCAAAAGGAGGTTGAGATAGGAGGTTTGTACGTCTGCAACGACTTATTAgaggaaaaacttgaaaaatctgaaaaagacAAAGCAAGTTTCGAAGATGGCCTAGATGACATGGTAACCCATATGGTTACACAAGAATACCAC GACAATGAAGAAGACAAAgagaaaatgcaagaagagGAGCAGAGCAAGGAAGGAGAAGTTGATCAAACTATCAGCGAAAGAGTTGAGATAGCAACTGGATTGCATGATGAAATTTTGTCTGACGAAGTCATTGACAAAACAATCTCCCAAATCTTCAAAGACACGcaggaaggagaaaggaaaaaagaaaagaaaaggaagagagaacaaGATGATATTGACCCGTCGTCAATGGTAAAAGATCTGAAGGGCAAAGATGACAGAACAGTGAAGATGGAGGAAGGGTTGATCTACTATAAAAAGAAccagaaggaaagaaagaaaagcaattCTGCATTTGAAATGACAAAGCTGTTCAATTACATTTCGGAGGAAGATATGGATCTACTAGATACAATTTATGAATTtgagaaagaagacaaaaa AGCTTTCATCTGGCACAACCCAGTCAACAATGATACAGTTACAATCGAAGACGTCCTGAATCTGTTGAACGAGGGTGATATTGGAAACACG TGCATTGATGGGCTCACTTACATTTTGGAAAGACAGGAAGAAAAGACAGCAAAAACACAGGGGAACTGCTTCTACATTACATCCACCTGTTGG ACACTAATCAAAGAAAAAGCTGATGCAAGAACAAACTTAATCAACGAAAAGCTGAAAGAACTGGACAAAGTTATCGACATAAATGGTGTTGCATTCTACAAATATCTCATATTCCCGATGAATTCAATGGGAGGCAGAAAAGTGAAAGCTCCTGACCATTGGACTCTTCTGATCTACGATACTTCCAAGCAACAATGGATGCACTACAATTCTTTGATGAAGcccaagaaaaagaaggatCCTTACTTGACAGATGCCTCCATT TCCATCCCTCAATcataa